The DNA segment GAAAGGATAAATAATCATGCCAAAATATGCATTTAACAAAAAACaagtaaataataaaatcaaatttattgtttaagAATGACAAAAAATGGAACACAAGCTAACATCTGCCTAATGATTAACATCAACATTACACACAGGCACAAGGTCGTTTAGCACTGAATTTCGAAAAAGACCAGCACACGAGTACACTGAGATCATAACAGTTGGCTACTGAGTCCCCCCACACCCGAGTTCGTTCCCCCTTCTCTCCACCTTCTTCCGAATCCTTTAAATCTCAAGACCAAAATTCAGATGACATCCAATAGGTCAAAACAGGGAACTCCATTCAAAGGAATCACTTTGTTTTTCGAAGTTAAAATTCAAGTAGAACATTTATTCCTGATGGCCATGACATTTCAACTTTTCTGAAGACATCCAATGTGCATCACTCATACAGCATACATTGCAATCAAGGAATTTTCACTCATATCTCATATGTAGTGTCACTATACACTCGAGGTCACACCACACTAGCATCCGAGCTACCATGTGTTATCTAACACGTGGAAGACTATTAGCTCAAATCAAGAACGTAGTAAAAATGCCTCCAATTGTGGTATCAAGTGATAAACTTAATTTTCTCATTGGCTTGGTGAAATAAGTTAAATAATCTATCAAACATCCATGCAGAACAATATCCTCATGGGCCTGACGCACAAAAGGAAAGAAGACAACACGAGAATATCACAGCAAGCAAAAAGTATAAGAATCATGATAACCAAAAAGACAGAGGCGACACTTACGTATATCCTTCTATCTTGCCCAGCTAATAACAAACGTGAAGAATCAGAACTAAATATCATGCAGTGGGCAAATGGTATTTCCACAGGAAGCTGCCTTTTATTTACTGTCCACACACTCCTGCCAGATTTACTTCTCTtcaattcaaataaattagGTTTCACATGGTCGGAGTAGGCAAATGACGTGCCTGATGAAGAAATTGTACTGCATGTGATCTTTCGAGAAGCTTTACATTTAACTCGCGCCACTAAATCTGTGGTTGCAAGCCCGCCAGACGGCCCAGGGCTGATGTCGGAGACAGAACAATTTTCCAAACGCACACAATAAATGTCTAACCAGTGAGCAGCCTGGATCAAAAGCAATGGTGTTTGATTGAAAACAGTTTTCATCACTAGCTTCATGGGCATTCTCTGTGGTGCAGGGCATATATCATGGGGAGAAAACTTGTCAAACATCATAGCAGAGTATGCGAATAGTTTAGTGTCATCGCCAGCTGAGATAAGCATGGGCACACCCAAATGAGCCCACTCATGGTAACTGAAATGTGACTTTTCCTTGCCGCGTGACCTTTTAACCTTTTCCTCAGGAGGTAGATCTGCTGATGAAAAGAGATCCATTTGATTCAACAGACTCAAAAAAAATGAGGAACAAGAAATGCACGTTCAAATACAAAAAAGGTTTAAATGATCAAAATCACTCAAAGCACAAACCTACCATCATGGTTAATAGGTACTGCTACAGTCAATGCCTTGACATCATGTGTATGAGCCCTTACACCGCGAATATATGTCCATTTTTTGACAGCGTTGGACTTCCCGTCACAAGACCCAACAGCACCATTGGAAAGTTTATAAAGTATCACCTACAAAAACAACAGGTTACACATTCTAGCTTGGGTAAAACATATCACAAAAAATGGATACAAAATGAGCATCATAAGGTGGTTAATCAAAATCACAGTCAGAATAGCTAAGATAATGAAGTAATTCAGAAGCAATGTTTAATCTTATCAACATTATACGACAATTTCTGATGAACAAAAGATCTTGTAAACACGTAACCATCGAAGCAAAGAGAAAATGTGGTGATCACCAATCATAAGAAACCCAGGCAAACAAAGTGATAGCAATAAATTTAATTCCAAGCTTAGCTAACCACAATCGATCATACTAACCAGATCAAccatataaattaatttttagttttataaAAAGAGCCATGATTCGGCGAAAAACAACACTTCAACAATGACAGAATGACACAGTGGAAAGCTCACCAAGGCATGTTGGAACAAATAACCAGGCCAAAAAATCAAATCAGAATGTACCTGACCATCAGCACCAGTGGAGAACACTCTGTTATGGTTAGGAGTTGCTGCTAAGGCGTTTACATCACCCTTATGATAAGTATGTGCCTGCAGAAGCGTCCCAAATTGACTGTCCCAGAATTGCACACTACCAGAACTATCCGCACTGACGATGGTTTCACATCTAAAACCAACAATATTATTGGCAAAAATAGCTCATAGAAAGACAATTCACATACATAATCAGCACGCATAGGCAGAATGATACAAGTTACGCGACTGAATGGACATATACCTCAATGCAAGCAAATACCATATGCAAAGATCACTTCCACTCCCGGAACCTCCAATTGAAACAGTTATTCTGTAGATCTCATGAGCTAGCTTAGCGTCCCAACACCTTATAAATCTAATTAAAAAAGGAAATCTGAGAAACTATACGAACTTTAATGATTAAAGGCATTTTAAATTCCATCTTTATGTGAATACCCATATGTGCTCAAAAAAGAATAGAGCAATCAATGTTACTCAATGTTTATGAACATGATACAATGTAAACAGTACCACATACCCGTCACTACTCCCTGAATAAATCCTGCTGGCATCAGGACTCCATGCCACACTTAATGTGCGTCCTGCGAGACATGTGAAATAAAGTCAGACTATCAGGTTTTTGCACAAAAAAAGGATTGAAAAATAGATAATAAACCAAATAGGGAAGACGTCTCACCACCGACCCTTGGCAACGTCCTGTTGTAAGTAAGTTTCTCGGCATCTGAAACATCATAAACTCGCACGCAGCCATCATCACAAGCAGCTGCTAGACGGGTACTCTTAGCATCACTATCCTCATGATGCTCAATAGCATCCTTGTCGTCATTGTCATCTTCGCTTTCACTACTCTCCTCTTCATCGAGGCAACTATTAATTGAACTGGTGTGACCATTTTCATGAGAATTAATTTCCTGCTTCGCGTTGAAGAGCAAATCATAGCATGGTTCAGCAGCAATTTGCCATATTGAGATCCCGATCGAATCCAGAACCCTCTATAGCCAACACAGCATGAAACATACATGGTCAATAGCATATTCATAGCTTCAAAATACAGgatatttataacaaaaaattcataaaaatgttGGGATGgtgttaaaataatttataaagttccaaaaataacttaaaatgtaTTTGCATCAACCTCCCTCATCAAATCTACAGTAAGCAGAGACAAAAAACAAAATTGCATTGACATTAATTTACATCGGCTTTCTTGAGGGAGAGTATTGTCCGATTGGCACTATTTACATGCAAATGCATTCAACCAATGAATTCACAGCTTAAAAAGGCTATTGACAAAAACAAGTTTATTCCaactattctctcgaactcaaaCTGCTGAGATAATTCCCATTCACAGTTGATTTTCAGATCATGAATTGTTGAAAATTCTCCATTCCTTCCATTTAGGTTGATGCAGTACACGTAGGTTGAAATGATGTAAACAGAGAACTTTATTTAaagtatataatttaatttatatttctatGTGTAAAGGTTCACCTTTTGTCTTAAATCAAACAAATCCCATTCGGAAATAGAGCCATCGATGCTGGACGAGAACAGTCGACCCAGAGATGCACCTGTCGGCCCGGAATTACACCACACCAGAGATGAAACTCTCGTATTGTGGTCCCCGTGAATGGTCTACACAGAAAAACATTCATTTCACCAATTttccaataaattaaaaatctttaattcaTCAAAAAAGAGTGGTGTGGCGTACAAGCTGACAGTGCCAACCAACGGAGCCTGGGGAGACCAGCCAAATCTCAAGAGAGCCGTCGGCGCGAGCGGCGGCGACCTGAGAGCCGTCTGCGCTGGTGGCTAGGGCAACGACAGGGGATGGATTCCACTCCACCGAACTGCTTCGATGGACTTTAAGCATCTCTGTGTTGGGCTTTTGAGCTGTATTCTTGGTGAATTAGATTGATTCCCAGCTATTTGAGGCGTGTGAAAAAGAAGCATCACAGAGAGGGAAAAGGTGGCGACAGTAGAGGGGAAGACATATTTTCTAGGTTTTTAGGGCTTTAGGTAAATAATGGGTCGGGCTTGATTCGATCGTCTCTTCGGATCTCGACAATGGAGTCCCACTCATATATAATGGGCCGATGGATTTGGGCCATCTTAATTGTCGTGTATATACTGCCCTTGCAAAGTTTTTATGTGAAAAAATAGCTCTTGatttattcataaatttttttaattattatttaaataaaatatttatgtgatttatagatataaaataatttttttaaaaattttttaaagtagattagatattttaattataagtcagttatattaaaaatattacttatgtcaataatattttcataaaaattaataagttATTTTTTTCTTAGATTAATCTTTATGTATTGTTCACGAGTTATaagtttttcgaaaatatgttaATAAACATATGAGTTTCCAAAACAAATTGTTAAAATAAGTTTTATTAAGGAAAATTCAAATACCAAATTatctttatatatttattatatcccaaaatattctcttacaaaaaattatgaaatggaTTAATGGCTAATAGTAATTAATCTaatggttttaaaattttgtaataaTCAACTAgtgttattgttattattatcatcGTAAATATTTGCATTATTATATTGATAAAACCAATATTACTAATTATTCTgaccatttaaaaatttatataattcatCCATCGGACACATGCTACAACCTGTTTTATATCCTTGATAATGGTTCATAAACCCTAAAGTTTAACTGCATTTacgaaacacaataacaaaccAACGGTAGctaagttataattttttaggTGGATCGCTTTCTCTCTTCATTCTTGATAGACAGAAGCAAAGCATTCCTTTAATTGTCTATCTTTCCTTCGTGAATTTGCAAATGGAAAATGCATATGCTAGATCTGTCCCAGAGGTTAGTTTTTTTGTTTACTCTGTGTGCATTCAGATCCAGTTAATTAATCATGGAAAGCCAAGGTGATGCTTTGAATTGAccaaatttaagattttgatgtttattgttAGTTTTTTGTTTCAAGATTCGATCAAGGAATGTGAAACGGTGTGGATTAATTTAGTGGTTATTGGAACTAGTCTTCCTTTTTTCCCCTTTCTATTTCTCTCATTTCGGTGATCATGGGAAATTGATCATCTTTTGAGTTATTGTTTTAAGAGGCGGCAATTAGACGTGGCTGGCAACTTGAGATCTTAATCCATTTTATGATATCGTGACCATTTGGATAGGTTTTGGAATTCTTTGCGGTGGATTCAAGTCGGGGATTGACAGATTTCCAGGTAATTTCTAGACGTTAACCATCGCTCGATCGTTTTAAATTTACCATGTACTAATTTGTTTTTCTTAATATCCATCGATTTGAAAAAGCATTCGATTGAAGATActtgtaatttttattatttggagTTTTGCTCTTGAAATTGGTTATCTTTGGATGTTTCAGGTGGCAGAGCATGGAAGATTGTATGGAAAAAATGGTTAGTGCTGTATTATTATAAGTGGTCATAATTCATCAATTCAGAAATGTAGGACTTGAACATCTATACTCAGAGTAGTTTGTGGGTGAGTTTTACCATGTGGTGTTCGAGAAAACCGATACCAATATCTTCGattgttttaattgttttgtGGGTGGCAGTACAAAAGGTTTTCGGGTGTGGATTCTGGGAGTGTTTGCAACCTCTACAAAAAGTGGATTTTGGGAGTGTTTGAAACCTCTACAAAAAGTGGTTCTTAAATTTTTCTCTGTAAATT comes from the Primulina huaijiensis isolate GDHJ02 chromosome 8, ASM1229523v2, whole genome shotgun sequence genome and includes:
- the LOC140982697 gene encoding WD repeat-containing protein PCN-like isoform X1, which codes for MLKVHRSSSVEWNPSPVVALATSADGSQVAAARADGSLEIWLVSPGSVGWHCQLTIHGDHNTRVSSLVWCNSGPTGASLGRLFSSSIDGSISEWDLFDLRQKRVLDSIGISIWQIAAEPCYDLLFNAKQEINSHENGHTSSINSCLDEEESSESEDDNDDKDAIEHHEDSDAKSTRLAAACDDGCVRVYDVSDAEKLTYNRTLPRVGGRTLSVAWSPDASRIYSGSSDGFIRCWDAKLAHEIYRITVSIGGSGSGSDLCIWYLLALRCETIVSADSSGSVQFWDSQFGTLLQAHTYHKGDVNALAATPNHNRVFSTGADGQVILYKLSNGAVGSCDGKSNAVKKWTYIRGVRAHTHDVKALTVAVPINHDADLPPEEKVKRSRGKEKSHFSYHEWAHLGVPMLISAGDDTKLFAYSAMMFDKFSPHDICPAPQRMPMKLVMKTVFNQTPLLLIQAAHWLDIYCVRLENCSVSDISPGPSGGLATTDLVARVKCKASRKITCSTISSSGTSFAYSDHVKPNLFELKRSKSGRSVWTVNKRQLPVEIPFAHCMIFSSDSSRLLLAGQDRRIYVVNVGNAEVVHVFTPCSKDDVEELPPCEPPITKMFTSIDCQWLAAINCFGDLYIFNLETLRQHWFLSRLDGASVTAGGFTPQNSNILIISTSSNQVYALDVEAKQLGEWSIQHTFSLPRRYQEFPGEVIGLSFPPSSSSSVIVYSPRAMCLIDFGLPVDRDDDVEFANDQGLTRKLHSNGILKHKRKVHELETKHGGRKNFEICPFRDPVLFVEHLSKNSLLVIDKPWIQVVKTFDTQPVHRHIFGT
- the LOC140982697 gene encoding WD repeat-containing protein PCN-like isoform X2, with the translated sequence MLKVHRSSSVEWNPSPVVALATSADGSQVAAARADGSLEIWLVSPGSVGWHCQLTIHGDHNTRVSSLVWCNSGPTGASLGRLFSSSIDGSISEWDLFDLRQKRVLDSIGISIWQIAAEPCYDLLFNAKQEINSHENGHTSSINSCLDEEESSESEDDNDDKDAIEHHEDSDAKSTRLAAACDDGCVRVYDVSDAEKLTYNRTLPRVGGRTLSVAWSPDASRIYSGSSDGFIRCWDAKLAHEIYRITVSIGGSGSGSDLCIWYLLALRCETIVSADSSGSVQFWDSQFGTLLQAHTYHKGDVNALAATPNHNRVFSTGADGQVILYKLSNGAVGSCDGKSNAVKKWTYIRGVRAHTHDVKALTVAVPINHDDLPPEEKVKRSRGKEKSHFSYHEWAHLGVPMLISAGDDTKLFAYSAMMFDKFSPHDICPAPQRMPMKLVMKTVFNQTPLLLIQAAHWLDIYCVRLENCSVSDISPGPSGGLATTDLVARVKCKASRKITCSTISSSGTSFAYSDHVKPNLFELKRSKSGRSVWTVNKRQLPVEIPFAHCMIFSSDSSRLLLAGQDRRIYVVNVGNAEVVHVFTPCSKDDVEELPPCEPPITKMFTSIDCQWLAAINCFGDLYIFNLETLRQHWFLSRLDGASVTAGGFTPQNSNILIISTSSNQVYALDVEAKQLGEWSIQHTFSLPRRYQEFPGEVIGLSFPPSSSSSVIVYSPRAMCLIDFGLPVDRDDDVEFANDQGLTRKLHSNGILKHKRKVHELETKHGGRKNFEICPFRDPVLFVEHLSKNSLLVIDKPWIQVVKTFDTQPVHRHIFGT